A single Prevotella sp. E15-22 DNA region contains:
- a CDS encoding aminopeptidase P family protein — MIQKRLEQLRALMHREHLSAFIFPSTDPHQGEYVPDHWKGREFISGFNGSAGTAVVTMNAAALWTDSRYFLAAEEQLAGTEYQLMKLKIEGTPTIAEWLGKELQDTQSPEVGIDGMVNSASDVKALISDLRQQGGITVRTNLDPLAQIWQQRPPIPMNAVELYPLEYAGESTHDKLRRIRKALRERHADGMLMSALDDIAWTLNLRGTDVHCNPVFVSYLLITSKDVTLYIHREKLTPEVLDYLKSEGITADDYENVDKGLKGYFEYNILLDPDEVNYTLYKMVSREKVEEESPVKRMKTIKNDTEIEGFRSAMLKDGIALIKFLHWLKPAVEAGGQTEMSIDQKLTAFRSEQPLYRDISFDTIAGYQAHGAIVHYEATAETDIPLKPEGFLLLDSGAQYLDGTTDVTRTIALGPITDEQKKIYTLVLKGHIQIELCKFPSGSSGAQLDILARKDMWREGLNYLHGTGHGVGTYLNVHEGPHQIRMDWKSAPLLAGMTVTDEPGIYLAGKFGVRIENTLLITPYIKTEYGQFLQFESLTLCPIDTTPIIIEMLSPEERQWLNDYHRMVYNRLAPYLTSEEQDWLLQATKPI; from the coding sequence ATGATACAAAAACGTCTTGAACAACTTCGTGCGCTAATGCATCGTGAACATCTGTCAGCCTTTATCTTTCCAAGTACCGATCCACACCAGGGCGAATACGTGCCTGACCACTGGAAGGGACGTGAGTTTATTAGCGGCTTCAATGGTTCGGCAGGCACTGCTGTGGTCACCATGAATGCAGCTGCGCTGTGGACCGACTCTCGCTATTTTCTGGCTGCCGAGGAGCAACTGGCCGGCACAGAATATCAGTTAATGAAACTGAAGATAGAAGGTACGCCAACCATTGCCGAATGGTTAGGCAAAGAACTGCAAGACACACAGAGTCCGGAGGTGGGCATCGACGGCATGGTCAACTCTGCCAGCGACGTCAAGGCCTTGATTAGCGACTTGCGCCAACAAGGCGGTATCACCGTCCGTACCAATTTGGACCCTCTGGCGCAGATATGGCAGCAACGCCCACCAATCCCCATGAATGCAGTAGAGCTTTACCCCCTAGAATATGCAGGCGAGAGCACTCACGACAAGCTGAGACGCATCCGTAAGGCTCTGCGTGAACGCCATGCCGACGGTATGCTAATGTCAGCGCTCGACGATATAGCCTGGACATTGAACCTGCGCGGCACCGATGTTCACTGCAACCCCGTATTTGTCAGTTATCTGCTCATCACATCAAAGGATGTTACCTTATACATTCATCGAGAAAAGCTAACACCCGAAGTATTAGATTATCTGAAGTCAGAAGGCATCACTGCCGACGATTACGAAAACGTAGACAAAGGCTTAAAAGGCTATTTTGAGTACAACATTCTCTTGGACCCCGACGAGGTAAACTACACCCTCTATAAGATGGTTAGTCGTGAGAAAGTAGAAGAGGAATCACCCGTCAAGCGGATGAAGACCATCAAGAACGACACAGAGATAGAAGGATTTCGCAGCGCCATGCTGAAAGACGGCATCGCCCTAATAAAATTCCTGCATTGGCTAAAACCTGCTGTTGAGGCTGGCGGACAAACAGAGATGAGCATCGACCAGAAGCTCACCGCATTTAGATCCGAGCAGCCGCTCTATCGCGATATCTCGTTCGACACCATCGCTGGTTATCAGGCACATGGTGCCATTGTACACTACGAGGCAACAGCCGAGACCGACATACCCCTCAAACCCGAAGGTTTCCTGTTGTTAGATAGTGGAGCACAATATCTGGACGGCACCACCGACGTGACGCGCACCATCGCCTTAGGCCCTATCACTGACGAGCAAAAGAAGATATACACCCTGGTATTAAAAGGACATATACAAATTGAGTTGTGTAAGTTCCCCAGCGGTAGCAGTGGCGCCCAACTCGACATTCTGGCCCGCAAGGACATGTGGCGCGAGGGCCTGAACTACCTGCATGGCACAGGCCATGGTGTTGGCACATACCTGAACGTACACGAAGGGCCCCATCAGATAAGGATGGACTGGAAGTCGGCTCCATTATTGGCCGGTATGACCGTCACCGACGAGCCAGGCATCTATCTGGCAGGTAAGTTTGGCGTCAGGATAGAGAACACCCTGCTCATCACCCCATACATCAAGACAGAGTATGGACAGTTCCTGCAGTTTGAGTCGCTTACACTGTGCCCCATCGACACCACCCCCATTATCATTGAGATGCTCTCTCCCGAAGAGCGCCAATGGCTGAACGATTATCATCGGATGGTGTACAACCGATTAGCGCCATATCTCACTTCCGAAGAGCAAGATTGGCTGTTGCAGGCAACCAAACCAATTTAA
- the priA gene encoding primosomal protein N' has protein sequence MNFADVILPVPLDGCFTYAIPTEMQNRVGDGMRVLVPFGRGKHYVGIISKLHDQKPQGYQVKAIEALLDEQPVLLPGQLKFWHWIADYYMSPIGEVYKAALPAGLKAEEGYKPRTETFIRLTENYRNEPTLHVALNMLARAPKQQEAFIAYLSLSRWDTIEGNVCREPVLEITREELMNVSETTLTIINQLVKRGLLETYEVEVGRLNHGGEPHPDRIKKLNAAQQEAYNQIIFSFLQKQVTLLHGVTSSGKTEIYIHLIQRELDEHRQVLFLMPEIALTVQMMQRLQRVFGKRLGIYHSKYSDAERVEIWQKQLSKNPYDVILGARSAVFLPFQRLGLVIIDEEHETSYKQQDPMPRYHARSAAIMLGAKTLLGTATPALESYYNAKTGKYGLVELKERYQGIELPEIQVVDTRDLQHRKMMSGPFSPILLKYVREALERGEQAILFQNRRGWAPMLECKQCGWVPRCEHCDVSLTMHRSMNQLTCHYCGMTYQIPAVCPACGSKELQGRGYGTEKIEDQIRDIFPEARVARMDLDTTRTRNAYERLITDFSAGRTNLLIGTQMISKGLDFDKVSVVGILNADAMLNQPDFRAYEHAFMMMAQVSGRAGRKGRRGLVVLQTKSPELPLIQQVVRNDYQTFYQNMVEERLAFHYPPYYRLIYVYLKHSKDEVVNTASIELGTRLRQWFGDRVLGPDKPSVARVKTLSIRKLVLKLEVGIDMPRVRKYLALAQQQMLQDKRYASLQVYYDVDPQ, from the coding sequence ATGAATTTCGCTGACGTTATCTTACCTGTGCCGCTCGACGGCTGTTTTACTTATGCCATCCCCACAGAGATGCAAAACAGAGTGGGCGATGGTATGCGTGTCTTAGTGCCTTTCGGAAGGGGTAAGCATTATGTCGGCATCATCTCGAAACTTCATGACCAAAAGCCTCAGGGCTATCAGGTGAAGGCAATTGAGGCCTTGCTGGATGAGCAGCCTGTGCTATTGCCTGGGCAGTTGAAGTTCTGGCACTGGATAGCGGATTATTATATGTCGCCCATCGGCGAGGTGTATAAGGCGGCTCTTCCTGCTGGACTAAAGGCTGAGGAGGGCTATAAGCCACGCACGGAGACCTTTATCCGACTGACAGAGAACTATCGTAATGAGCCTACGCTGCATGTGGCGTTGAACATGCTGGCTCGTGCACCAAAGCAACAGGAGGCGTTTATTGCTTATCTGTCGTTGTCGCGATGGGACACGATAGAGGGGAATGTGTGTCGTGAACCTGTATTGGAGATAACACGCGAAGAGTTGATGAATGTGTCTGAGACGACGTTGACCATCATTAACCAACTGGTGAAACGTGGTCTCCTGGAAACCTATGAGGTGGAGGTGGGGCGTCTGAATCATGGCGGCGAACCTCATCCTGATCGTATTAAGAAGTTGAATGCGGCACAACAAGAGGCATATAACCAGATTATATTCTCTTTCCTTCAGAAACAGGTGACCTTGCTACATGGCGTGACGTCGAGTGGTAAGACGGAGATTTATATTCATCTGATTCAGCGCGAACTGGATGAGCATCGTCAGGTGCTCTTCCTAATGCCTGAGATTGCGCTGACGGTGCAGATGATGCAGCGCCTGCAGCGTGTGTTCGGTAAGCGGCTGGGCATCTATCACTCGAAATACAGTGATGCTGAGCGTGTGGAGATATGGCAGAAGCAACTCTCGAAGAATCCTTATGATGTGATTCTTGGTGCACGTAGTGCTGTGTTCTTGCCTTTCCAGCGCCTGGGACTCGTGATTATTGACGAGGAGCACGAGACATCTTATAAGCAGCAGGACCCCATGCCTCGTTATCATGCGCGTAGTGCGGCTATCATGCTGGGGGCTAAGACCTTGCTTGGTACGGCTACGCCTGCATTGGAGTCGTACTACAATGCCAAAACGGGAAAGTATGGATTGGTGGAACTGAAAGAGCGCTATCAGGGTATTGAACTGCCTGAGATTCAGGTGGTGGATACCCGTGACCTGCAACATCGTAAGATGATGTCGGGACCTTTCTCGCCAATTCTGTTGAAGTATGTGCGTGAGGCGCTGGAGCGTGGAGAACAGGCCATTCTGTTTCAGAACCGTCGTGGATGGGCGCCGATGCTGGAATGTAAACAGTGCGGATGGGTGCCTCGTTGTGAACACTGTGATGTGAGTCTGACGATGCACCGGTCGATGAACCAGTTGACGTGTCATTACTGTGGCATGACGTACCAGATTCCTGCGGTGTGTCCTGCCTGTGGCAGTAAGGAACTGCAGGGGCGTGGCTATGGTACGGAGAAGATTGAGGACCAGATTCGTGATATCTTTCCTGAGGCGCGTGTGGCTCGTATGGACCTTGACACCACACGGACGCGCAATGCTTACGAGCGTCTGATCACGGACTTCTCGGCAGGACGAACGAATCTGCTGATTGGCACGCAGATGATCAGTAAGGGACTAGACTTCGACAAGGTGTCGGTGGTGGGTATCCTCAATGCGGATGCGATGCTTAACCAACCGGATTTCCGTGCTTATGAGCATGCGTTCATGATGATGGCGCAGGTGAGTGGACGCGCAGGACGAAAGGGACGCCGCGGTTTGGTGGTGTTGCAGACAAAGAGTCCGGAACTGCCTTTGATTCAGCAGGTGGTGCGTAATGACTATCAGACTTTCTACCAGAATATGGTGGAGGAACGATTGGCTTTTCATTATCCGCCATATTACCGTTTGATATATGTCTATCTGAAGCACTCGAAGGACGAGGTGGTGAATACGGCCAGCATAGAGCTGGGTACTCGTTTACGCCAATGGTTTGGCGACCGTGTGCTGGGACCTGACAAGCCTAGTGTGGCGCGTGTAAAGACCTTGAGTATTCGTAAGTTGGTGTTGAAACTGGAAGTGGGTATTGACATGCCGCGTGTGCGCAAATATTTAGCGCTTGCCCAACAGCAGATGCTGCAAGACAAGCGCTATGCGTCGCTTCAGGTCTATTATGATGTAGACCCTCAATAA
- a CDS encoding outer membrane beta-barrel protein, producing MNEKYMKSRRIKFLTLLVMMAWLWAVPSLSQGVAFGVKGGIDVMKMEFDNDVFDDSNRGGWFIGPTVAFSTLVPGLSIDVSALYDQRTLKVEGEKLDQKSIVIPANARMGASLGFGSIFICGGPQLSFNVGASSYTWEDVKQEAKQFSLQDTKFSFNLGVGASIGGQLEVMVNYNIPIGRTGDFTWSELDEQLSKQTLKSAKSTANAWMLSASYYF from the coding sequence ATGAATGAGAAGTATATGAAGTCTAGGAGGATAAAATTTTTAACTCTCTTGGTGATGATGGCGTGGCTTTGGGCTGTGCCATCATTGTCGCAAGGTGTGGCCTTTGGTGTGAAGGGCGGTATCGACGTGATGAAGATGGAGTTTGATAATGATGTCTTCGATGACTCGAACAGGGGCGGATGGTTCATCGGTCCTACGGTGGCTTTCTCTACCTTGGTTCCTGGTTTGAGCATTGACGTGTCGGCACTCTACGACCAGCGTACGCTGAAGGTGGAAGGCGAGAAACTGGATCAGAAGTCGATTGTTATTCCTGCTAATGCGCGCATGGGGGCCAGTTTGGGTTTCGGCAGCATTTTTATTTGCGGCGGTCCTCAGCTGTCATTTAATGTGGGCGCTTCTTCTTACACATGGGAGGATGTGAAGCAGGAGGCCAAGCAATTCTCCTTGCAGGATACTAAGTTTAGTTTCAATTTAGGTGTTGGCGCCTCTATTGGCGGACAGCTGGAGGTCATGGTGAACTATAATATCCCCATTGGCAGAACGGGTGACTTTACTTGGAGCGAGCTGGACGAGCAGTTGTCGAAGCAGACTCTGAAGAGTGCTAAGAGTACGGCCAATGCCTGGATGTTGTCTGCTTCCTACTATTTTTAA
- the gldN gene encoding gliding motility protein GldN produces the protein MKRLLFLLMITLAAGSVSAQPKNFRSQQSNAAQKKQQQQKTQGVTERMRIMYPTALDMPEDVVWRRDIYREINLDDEMNSGLYFPVEPVGKQMNLFTYILKLAINGYIPVYEYRLDGNEVLDESAKLDMATLLKNHNILFTEEKGKIHVDNSDIPSAEVKKYFLKESAYYDQANSSFHIKPLALCPVMVVQDDFAFSDDAAGTSYPLFWVKYSEVEPYLSRQTVMTSDKNNAATMTLDDYFTLNRYKGKIYKTTNMLGKTLAQIAGNDSTKLSAEQKRIEAELEAFRNNIFGDKAKRDSLDSIANNDPKQVKAAAKQKRQTRTKTVKAKSSSSSSSGGSSAPRVSVRRERH, from the coding sequence ATGAAAAGACTATTGTTCTTATTGATGATAACGCTGGCTGCAGGCTCGGTGTCTGCACAGCCAAAGAACTTCCGTTCTCAGCAGAGTAATGCTGCGCAGAAGAAACAACAGCAGCAGAAGACACAGGGTGTGACGGAGCGCATGCGCATCATGTATCCCACGGCATTGGATATGCCTGAGGATGTGGTGTGGCGTCGCGATATCTATCGTGAGATTAACCTCGACGATGAGATGAACTCTGGACTCTATTTCCCTGTTGAGCCTGTGGGTAAGCAGATGAACCTCTTTACCTATATCTTGAAGTTGGCTATCAATGGCTATATCCCTGTGTATGAGTATCGCCTGGATGGCAATGAGGTGTTGGACGAATCTGCCAAACTTGATATGGCTACTCTGTTGAAGAACCATAATATTCTTTTCACGGAAGAGAAAGGAAAGATTCATGTGGACAACAGTGATATCCCATCGGCCGAGGTGAAGAAGTATTTCCTGAAGGAGAGTGCTTATTATGATCAGGCTAACTCGTCGTTCCATATCAAGCCCTTGGCTCTCTGTCCAGTGATGGTTGTTCAGGATGATTTCGCCTTCAGTGATGATGCGGCTGGTACCTCTTATCCGCTGTTCTGGGTGAAGTATTCGGAGGTGGAGCCTTACTTGAGTCGCCAGACGGTGATGACGAGTGACAAGAACAATGCGGCTACGATGACCTTGGACGACTACTTCACACTGAACCGCTATAAGGGAAAAATTTATAAGACTACGAATATGCTGGGCAAGACACTGGCACAGATTGCAGGTAATGACTCTACAAAACTGTCGGCCGAGCAGAAGCGCATCGAGGCTGAGCTGGAGGCTTTCCGCAATAACATCTTTGGTGATAAGGCTAAGCGCGATTCGTTGGATAGTATTGCCAACAACGACCCTAAGCAGGTGAAGGCTGCGGCCAAGCAGAAGAGACAGACTCGTACTAAGACGGTGAAGGCTAAGAGTAGCAGTTCTTCGTCGTCGGGCGGTTCGTCTGCTCCTCGTGTGTCAGTGCGTCGTGAACGGCATTAA
- the gldM gene encoding gliding motility protein GldM, with the protein MAIKKRPVSPRQKMINLMYVVLMAMLALNVSNEVLNGFSIVEESLKRTTENAAKENLAIYDDFDQQMKANPQKVKEWYEKAQLVKLSSDSLYNLAAELKMAIAQEADGADGDPANIVNKEDLEAANQVMLAPGRGRGGELKKAIERYREGILKMVDDKDQKRRIASDLTTEVPSTGLGKNWQEYMFESMPAAAAVTLLSKLQSDVRNAEKEVLHKLVQNIDVKDIRVNALNAFVIPNSQTIVRGDKFSAHIVMAAVDTTQVPEIFIGNQKMNLQDGLYETVCGRTGDFTLAGYIQTTNGNGDLIRRDFSQKYTVVDPSATVSADLMNMLYAGYSNPISISVPGVPLNKISATMTNGSLTPAGPGRYIARPSKIGENATITVVSTNTGRPQQMGQFSFRVRRLPDPSPYLEMKDEKGNLVRFKGGGLSKASLVGIEGIGAAIDDGILDIGFRVLSFETVFHDNMGNAVPMVSDGAKFSARQKDTFRKLTRNRRFYISRVKAIGPDNIERTLPTTMEIIVK; encoded by the coding sequence ATGGCAATAAAGAAAAGACCTGTATCTCCGCGCCAGAAGATGATCAACTTGATGTATGTCGTCTTGATGGCTATGCTTGCGCTGAATGTCTCGAACGAGGTGCTCAACGGCTTCTCTATCGTGGAGGAGAGTTTGAAGCGTACCACTGAGAATGCAGCGAAGGAGAACCTGGCAATATATGATGACTTTGATCAGCAGATGAAGGCCAACCCTCAGAAGGTGAAGGAATGGTACGAGAAGGCGCAGCTTGTGAAACTGTCGAGTGATTCTCTCTATAACCTGGCTGCTGAGTTGAAAATGGCCATCGCTCAGGAGGCGGATGGTGCCGATGGCGATCCTGCTAACATCGTGAACAAGGAGGATCTGGAGGCTGCCAATCAGGTAATGCTGGCTCCTGGACGCGGACGCGGCGGCGAGTTGAAGAAGGCGATTGAGCGTTATCGTGAGGGCATCCTCAAGATGGTGGATGACAAGGACCAAAAGCGCCGTATTGCCAGTGACCTGACTACCGAGGTGCCTTCAACAGGACTGGGTAAGAACTGGCAGGAGTATATGTTTGAGTCGATGCCGGCAGCGGCGGCTGTCACCCTGCTGTCGAAACTGCAGAGTGATGTGCGCAACGCCGAGAAGGAGGTGCTGCATAAGTTGGTACAGAACATCGACGTGAAGGATATCCGTGTGAATGCGCTGAACGCTTTTGTGATTCCCAACTCGCAGACCATCGTTCGTGGGGATAAGTTCTCGGCTCATATCGTCATGGCTGCCGTGGACACCACTCAGGTGCCTGAGATTTTTATCGGCAACCAGAAGATGAACCTGCAGGACGGACTCTATGAGACGGTGTGCGGACGTACGGGTGACTTCACCCTGGCGGGTTATATCCAGACAACAAACGGTAATGGCGATCTGATTCGTCGTGACTTCTCGCAGAAATATACGGTGGTGGATCCCAGTGCAACGGTGTCGGCCGACCTGATGAATATGCTGTATGCTGGTTATTCGAACCCCATCAGCATCTCGGTGCCTGGCGTGCCCCTGAATAAGATCTCGGCCACCATGACGAATGGCTCTCTGACACCTGCCGGTCCTGGCCGCTATATTGCGCGTCCATCGAAGATTGGTGAGAATGCGACGATCACGGTGGTGTCAACGAATACTGGACGCCCACAGCAGATGGGACAGTTCTCATTCCGTGTGCGTCGCCTGCCTGACCCATCGCCTTATCTGGAGATGAAGGACGAGAAGGGTAATCTTGTACGCTTTAAGGGCGGTGGCTTGTCAAAGGCCAGTCTGGTGGGCATCGAAGGTATTGGTGCTGCCATTGACGACGGCATATTGGATATCGGCTTCCGTGTGTTGTCGTTCGAGACGGTGTTCCACGATAATATGGGTAATGCCGTTCCTATGGTGAGCGATGGTGCCAAGTTCTCGGCCCGTCAGAAGGATACCTTCCGCAAGTTAACGCGTAACCGTCGTTTCTATATCTCGCGTGTCAAGGCTATTGGCCCCGATAATATTGAGCGTACGCTGCCCACCACAATGGAGATCATTGTAAAGTAG
- the gldL gene encoding gliding motility protein GldL — MTTYSKLNIIYRLQKWLDSVPGQTFMNYAYSWGASIVILGTLFKLTHLPGANLMLFIGMGTEVFVFFIAAFDRPFDKTADGMDLPTHVEKEGVEAGVAGVTGGGTVIIGGGAVGGGAVGGGDDIAANLSANGVAGGVVGGGIIGGVVQQPEVPEIDAEEMEEATAGYVEQLKKLTETLQKVSDQSERLTRDSEEMENLNRTLTGICKVYEMQLKGASQQIGTIDQINEQSKRMAEQIAELNKIYTRMIEAMTVNMPKVVKSEE; from the coding sequence ATGACAACGTATAGCAAATTAAATATTATCTACCGCTTACAGAAGTGGTTGGATAGCGTTCCTGGCCAGACATTCATGAACTATGCCTATAGCTGGGGTGCCTCTATCGTGATTCTTGGTACGCTCTTTAAACTGACCCACCTGCCTGGTGCCAACCTGATGCTGTTCATTGGTATGGGTACCGAGGTGTTCGTGTTCTTCATCGCTGCCTTCGACCGTCCGTTCGACAAAACAGCGGATGGCATGGACCTGCCTACGCATGTGGAGAAAGAGGGTGTTGAGGCTGGCGTCGCTGGCGTGACTGGTGGTGGCACTGTGATTATCGGCGGTGGCGCCGTTGGTGGTGGTGCCGTTGGCGGTGGCGATGACATCGCTGCGAACCTGTCGGCGAATGGCGTGGCTGGTGGCGTTGTTGGTGGTGGCATCATTGGTGGCGTGGTTCAGCAGCCTGAGGTGCCTGAGATTGACGCTGAGGAAATGGAAGAGGCTACGGCTGGCTATGTGGAGCAGTTGAAGAAACTGACTGAGACGCTGCAGAAGGTATCTGACCAGAGCGAGCGCCTGACACGCGACAGTGAGGAGATGGAGAACCTGAACCGCACGCTGACGGGCATCTGTAAGGTATACGAGATGCAGTTGAAGGGTGCCTCACAGCAGATTGGTACTATCGATCAGATCAACGAGCAGAGTAAGCGCATGGCTGAACAGATTGCCGAACTGAACAAGATCTATACACGCATGATTGAGGCGATGACGGTGAACATGCCGAAGGTCGTGAAGAGTGAGGAATAA
- a CDS encoding SUMF1/EgtB/PvdO family nonheme iron enzyme, with product MKKQLMIGLCLAVALVLTSCFGGKETTANGGELTGASGKGFSEPAPYGMVLIKRGHLRMGLEAQDTLWGKQTPVRDISVEGFWMDDTEITNSEYRQFVNYVRDSIIRERLADPNYGGDESYKIEEDKDGNPVKPYLNWKKSLPRKPNEDELRAIESVYVTNPVTGEKMLDASQMNYRYEIYDYTAAALRRNRINPAERNLNTDVAVDPEERVMISKDTAFVDDEGRIVRQTINRELTGPWDFLNTYIVNIYPDTTCWVNDFPNADNETYMRNYFSNSAYNDYPVVGVTWEQANAFCAWRTEFLLKGLGPAARYVQRYRLPTEAEWEFAARGKEQNEFPWANEDVASGKGCFYANFKPDNGNYTKDGNLITSKTGIYSANSNGLFDMAGNVAEWTSTIYTEAGVDAMNDINPQLKYNAALEDPYRLKKKSVRGGSWKDPESYIRSAWRSSEYQNQPRSYIGFRCVRSLANTSSEKARPVKASTKKTRK from the coding sequence ATGAAGAAACAATTGATGATAGGACTTTGCCTCGCTGTGGCACTCGTGCTGACGAGCTGTTTCGGTGGCAAAGAGACGACCGCTAACGGCGGAGAACTGACCGGTGCCAGCGGAAAGGGTTTCTCGGAACCTGCACCCTATGGCATGGTGCTGATTAAGCGTGGTCACCTGCGTATGGGCTTGGAGGCGCAGGACACACTGTGGGGTAAGCAGACACCTGTGAGAGACATCTCGGTGGAGGGCTTCTGGATGGACGATACGGAGATTACGAACTCTGAGTATCGCCAGTTTGTGAACTATGTGCGCGACTCTATCATCCGTGAGCGTCTGGCCGATCCTAACTATGGCGGCGACGAGAGCTATAAGATTGAGGAGGATAAGGACGGCAACCCTGTGAAGCCTTACCTGAACTGGAAGAAGTCGCTGCCTCGCAAGCCTAACGAGGATGAGTTGCGCGCCATCGAGAGCGTGTATGTCACCAATCCTGTGACAGGTGAGAAAATGTTGGATGCCAGTCAGATGAACTATCGCTACGAGATTTATGACTATACGGCTGCTGCCCTGCGTCGCAACCGCATTAATCCTGCTGAGCGAAATCTGAATACTGATGTCGCTGTGGATCCTGAGGAAAGGGTGATGATCTCTAAGGATACGGCCTTTGTTGACGACGAGGGTCGCATCGTGCGCCAGACCATCAACCGTGAGTTGACTGGTCCTTGGGACTTCCTGAATACGTATATCGTGAATATTTATCCTGATACGACATGCTGGGTGAACGACTTCCCCAATGCTGACAACGAGACGTATATGCGTAACTACTTCTCGAACTCGGCCTATAACGACTATCCCGTGGTGGGTGTGACCTGGGAACAGGCTAATGCCTTCTGCGCCTGGCGCACAGAGTTCCTGCTGAAAGGTCTTGGTCCGGCTGCGCGCTATGTGCAGCGCTATCGCCTGCCGACAGAGGCTGAATGGGAGTTTGCCGCTCGTGGAAAAGAGCAGAACGAGTTCCCTTGGGCCAACGAGGATGTGGCCAGCGGCAAGGGTTGCTTCTATGCAAACTTCAAGCCTGATAATGGTAACTATACCAAGGATGGTAACCTGATTACATCGAAGACGGGTATCTATAGTGCCAACAGCAATGGCCTGTTTGATATGGCAGGTAACGTGGCTGAATGGACTTCAACAATCTATACGGAGGCTGGCGTCGATGCCATGAACGACATCAACCCGCAGTTGAAGTACAACGCTGCACTGGAGGATCCCTATCGTCTGAAGAAGAAGAGTGTGCGTGGCGGTTCGTGGAAAGATCCTGAGAGCTATATCCGCTCGGCTTGGCGCAGCAGTGAGTATCAGAACCAGCCTCGCTCGTATATTGGTTTCCGTTGCGTTCGCTCACTGGCAAATACCAGTAGCGAGAAGGCAAGACCGGTGAAGGCTTCAACAAAGAAAACGCGAAAATAG
- a CDS encoding type IX secretion system membrane protein PorP/SprF → MLRRKLWILTLLLAASVEVMAQYDPSFSHYWTMETAYNPAAAGKQNKMNVVGAYNMSLVGFEHNPKTMYLSADMPFQLLGMVHGVGAQLVNDDIGVFSHKKFSVMYAPQIKLLGGVLGIGIQPVMLSENLKGSELEFNDAGDMVLPTSDVTGTAFDLNAGLYYQHDWWYVGASVQHLLAPRVEIGETNELDIDPAYYFTSGCNIRLNNPFLSIQPSVMGRTDGVGYRADITTRLTYNYEQRLMYVGVGYSPTNSITAYVGGKFHGVMLGYSYEYNTTVQSLGNGGHELFVGYQTDINFTKKGRNRHQSVRLL, encoded by the coding sequence GTGTTAAGGCGAAAGCTATGGATATTGACCTTGCTGCTGGCCGCCTCTGTTGAGGTGATGGCGCAGTACGACCCGTCGTTCAGTCATTACTGGACGATGGAGACGGCGTATAACCCTGCCGCTGCCGGTAAGCAGAACAAGATGAACGTGGTGGGCGCCTATAACATGTCGTTGGTGGGATTCGAACATAATCCCAAGACGATGTACCTCTCGGCCGATATGCCCTTCCAACTCTTAGGCATGGTTCATGGCGTGGGCGCGCAACTGGTGAACGATGATATCGGTGTGTTCTCGCATAAGAAGTTCTCAGTGATGTACGCACCCCAGATAAAACTGCTGGGTGGCGTGTTGGGCATTGGCATTCAGCCTGTGATGCTGAGCGAAAACCTGAAGGGCTCGGAACTGGAGTTTAACGATGCAGGCGACATGGTTCTGCCCACGTCGGATGTCACTGGAACGGCCTTCGACCTAAATGCAGGACTGTATTATCAGCATGACTGGTGGTATGTGGGCGCATCGGTGCAGCATCTGTTGGCACCACGTGTTGAAATCGGTGAAACAAACGAGTTGGACATCGATCCTGCGTATTATTTTACGTCTGGATGCAATATTCGCCTGAATAATCCGTTCTTATCAATACAGCCCTCTGTGATGGGACGCACGGATGGGGTGGGCTACAGGGCCGATATCACCACCCGTCTGACCTATAATTATGAGCAACGACTGATGTATGTGGGCGTGGGATATAGTCCTACAAACTCTATCACAGCCTATGTGGGCGGCAAGTTCCATGGTGTGATGCTGGGCTACAGCTATGAGTATAACACCACGGTGCAGAGTCTGGGCAACGGCGGACACGAATTGTTTGTGGGCTATCAGACGGACATCAACTTCACGAAGAAGGGACGTAACCGCCATCAAAGTGTGAGATTATTATAA